A genome region from Oncorhynchus gorbuscha isolate QuinsamMale2020 ecotype Even-year linkage group LG26, OgorEven_v1.0, whole genome shotgun sequence includes the following:
- the LOC124015863 gene encoding volume-regulated anion channel subunit LRRC8D-like isoform X1: MFSLSELASLSERQGSSKLLKPWWEVFMEYLVVLMLMVSVLSGTLLLSRDRVVCLPLDLTTTPTNQNTSSSSGAVPQPHPPNRPPTKPSPLPASPWTPARGRRTHLDYQQYVYISQVCYHEALPWYSRFFPYVALLQSLVLLASGCFWFHFPLTSARIEHFLTILAKCCESPWTSRALSHAARQEEGGEETGPQDLQTPPPTLLFSPPVPRNRQSSLDSGTDSPLLVRSDSTSTAAPPSPCPSTLSRTSSLSTMSLSRAHVPASKSPVVLDGSRRVASLDRSDGEQARALFERVRRFRSHCENSEVIYKVYLAQTAFKVLLVVLIVGYTTPLMSSISFTHTCLPQAHALTGYSAFECTHALASVLHKLLLAYVSLVGLFGLLSIYTLSWILHSSLRQYSFNKLRELGSMRDVPDLCNDLAFLLHMADQYDPLLAQRLSVFLSPVSETRLLEESLERRWGAERLRSMTTVDPEGRPLLQLVALPRLPPALFTLSQLVVLKLELISDAKLPAQVANMTSLRELHLYHCTAAMQPGALVVLQERLEALHLTFTQAAEIPGWVYSLRGLQELHLSGRLGCEGGVGRGWALGSLRQLRHLRVLVLRGMLQRVPGELGELAGSLVRLEIHNEGSRLLVLTGLRRVAGLTELQLQDCHLERLPSALLALTSLRTLDLQHNSLRTLEELLGLAHLRRLSCLRLAHNRVLALPASVGVLRALELLDLGYNQLQSLPPALFTLHHIRRLLLAGNLLDELSTEVGALTFLTELDLSGNRLESLPPELFSRCLELRSLNVSHNSLGSLPPGLSNLSHLSRLDLRNNSLEELPMELGCCSGLHGEGLLVEDWLLHALPRHVKEFLTQPGSHTGKSLESHSRPDSDSFPYFSATQWSFSSALESRI; this comes from the exons ATGTTCAGCCTGTCAGAGCTGGCCTCTCTGAGTGAGCGTCAGGGCAGCTCCAAGCTGCTGAAGCCCTGGTGGGAGGTCTTCATGGAGTACCTGGTGGTGCTGATGCTCATGGTATCTGTGTTGTCAGGCACCCTGTTGCTATCTCGAGACAGGGTGGTGTGTCTCCCCCTGGACCTCACTACCACCCCTACTAACCAGAACACCTCCTCCAGCAGTGGTGCCGTACCTCAACCCCACCCCCCTAACAGGCCCCCCACCAAACCATCCCCCCTACCAGCCAGCCCTTGGACCCCTGCTAGGGGCAGACGCACCCACCTGGACTACCAGCAGTATGTCTACATTAGCCAGGTGTGCTACCACGAGGCCCTGCCCTGGTACTCCCGCTTCTTCCCCTATGTGGCTCTACTCCAGTCCCTGGTGCTATTGGCCAGCGGTTGCTTCTGGTTCCACTTCCCTCTCACCTCTGCCCGCATAGAGCACTTCCTGACCATCCTGGCCAAGTGCTGTGAGTCTCCCTGGACCTCCCGCGCCCTGTCCCATGCCGCCcgccaggaggagggaggggaagagacaggccCCCAGGATCTCCAAacacctcctcctactctcctgTTTTCACCCCCTGTACCCCGCAACCGCCAGTCCAGCCTGGACTCCGGCACAGACAGCCCCCTGCTGGTGAGATCGGATAGCACGTCCACTGCCGCCCCTCCCTCGCcctgcccctccactctctcccggACCTCCTCCCTGTCCACCATGTCTCTGTCCCGGGCCCATGTCCCGGCTTCTAAATCCCCTGTGGTGCTGGATGGTTCACGGCGGGTTGCCAGTTTGGACCGGAGTGACGGGGAGCAGGCCAGGGCACTGTTCGAGAGGGTGCGCCGCTTCCGCTCCCACTGTGAGAACTCTGAAGTCATCTACAAG GTGTACTTGGCCCAGACGGCGTTCAAGGTGCTGCTGGTGGTGCTGATAGTGGGCTACACCACCCCTCTGATGAGCTCCATCTCATTCACCCACACCTGCCTACCCCAGGCCCACGCCCTGACTGGCTACAGTGCCTTTGAGTGTACCCATGCCCTGGCCTCTGTCCTCCACAAGTTGCTGCTGGCCTATGTCAGCCTGGTGGGGCTCTTTGGCCTGCTGAGCATCTACACCCTCAGCTGGATCCTTCACAG CTCCCTGCGTCAATACTCCTTTAACAAACTGAGGGAGCTGGGCTCCATGAGGGATGTCCCTGATTTATGTAATGACCTGGCCTTCCTGTTACACATGGCTGACCAGTACGACCCCCTACTGGCCCAGCGCCTTTCCGTCTTCCTGTCACCTGTCAGCGAGACACGCCTGCTGGAGGAGAGCCTGGAGAGGCGCTGGGGTGCCGAGAGGCTGCGCTCCATGACCACGGTCGACCCAGAGGGACGGCCCCTGCTGCAGCTGGTGGCCCTGCCGCGCCTGCCGCCCGCCCTCTTCACCCTCAGCCAGCTGGTGGTGCTCAAGCTGGAGCTCATCTCAGACGCCAAGCTCCCCGCACAGGTGGCCAACATGACCTCACTCAG GGAGCTTCATTTGTACCACTGTACTGCAGCCATGCAGCCTGGTGCCCTGGTGGTTCTGCAGGAGCGTCTGGAGGCCCTGCACCTCACCTTCACCCAGGCTGCAGAGATCCCTGGCTGGGTCTACTCTCTCCGCGGCCTGCAGGAGTTGCACCTTTCTGGCCGGCTGGGCTGTGAGGGCGGGGTGGGTCGTGGTTGGGCCCTGGGAAGCCTCAGGCAGCTCCGCCATCTCCGGGTGCTGGTCCTGAGGGGCATGCTGCAGCGTGTGCCCGGGGAGCTGGGGGAGTTGGCAGGGAGCCTGGTGAGGCTGGAGATCCACAACGAGGGCTCCAGGCTGCTGGTGCTGACGGGCCTGCGGCGTGTGGCCGGCCTAACCGAGTTGCAGCTGCAGGACTGCCACCTGGAGCGCCTGCCCTCTGCCCTGCTGGCCCTCACCAGCCTGCGCACCCTGGACCTGCAGCACAACAGCCTGCGCACCCTGGAGGAGCTTCTAGGGCTGGCACACCTCCGCCGCCTCTCCTGTCTCAGGCTGGCCCATAACCGTGTTCTGGCCCTACCGGCTAGTGTTGGTGTACTGCGTGCTCTGGAGCTCCTGGACCTGGGGTACAACCAGCTCCAGAGCCTTCCCCCGGCCCTCTTCACCCTCCACCACATACGTCGCCTCCTACTGGCTGGCAACCTGCTGGACGAGCTGTCAACAGAGGTAGGGGCGCTGACATTTCTCACCGAGCTGGACCTGAGTGGGAACAGGCTGGAGAGTCTGCCTCCAGAGCTCTTCAGTCGCTGTTTGGAGCTGCGGAGCCTGAATGTATCCCACAACTCCTTGGGTTCCCTGCCTCCAGGGCTAAGCAACCTGAGTCACCTGTCCCGCCTGGACCTGCGCAACAACAGTCTAGAAGAGCTGCCCATGGAGCTGGGCTGCTGTTCAGGACTGCATGGAGAAGGTCTGCTGGTGGAggactggctgctccatgcactGCCACGACATGTGAAGGAGTTCCTAACCCAGCCGGGCTCTCATACCGGCAAATCCTTAGAATCACACTCCCGTCCAGACTCAGATAGCTTCCCCTACTTCTCGGCTACCCAGTGGAGTTTCTCCTCCGCTCTGGAATCACGGATATAG
- the LOC124015863 gene encoding volume-regulated anion channel subunit LRRC8D-like isoform X2 → MFSLSELASLSERQGSSKLLKPWWEVFMEYLVVLMLMVSVLSGTLLLSRDRVVCLPLDLTTTPTNQNTSSSSGAVPQPHPPNRPPTKPSPLPASPWTPARGRRTHLDYQQYVYISQVCYHEALPWYSRFFPYVALLQSLVLLASGCFWFHFPLTSARIEHFLTILAKCCESPWTSRALSHAARQEEGGEETGPQDLQTPPPTLLFSPPVPRNRQSSLDSGTDSPLLVRSDSTSTAAPPSPCPSTLSRTSSLSTMSLSRAHVPASKSPVVLDGSRRVASLDRSDGEQARALFERVRRFRSHCENSEVIYKTAFKVLLVVLIVGYTTPLMSSISFTHTCLPQAHALTGYSAFECTHALASVLHKLLLAYVSLVGLFGLLSIYTLSWILHSSLRQYSFNKLRELGSMRDVPDLCNDLAFLLHMADQYDPLLAQRLSVFLSPVSETRLLEESLERRWGAERLRSMTTVDPEGRPLLQLVALPRLPPALFTLSQLVVLKLELISDAKLPAQVANMTSLRELHLYHCTAAMQPGALVVLQERLEALHLTFTQAAEIPGWVYSLRGLQELHLSGRLGCEGGVGRGWALGSLRQLRHLRVLVLRGMLQRVPGELGELAGSLVRLEIHNEGSRLLVLTGLRRVAGLTELQLQDCHLERLPSALLALTSLRTLDLQHNSLRTLEELLGLAHLRRLSCLRLAHNRVLALPASVGVLRALELLDLGYNQLQSLPPALFTLHHIRRLLLAGNLLDELSTEVGALTFLTELDLSGNRLESLPPELFSRCLELRSLNVSHNSLGSLPPGLSNLSHLSRLDLRNNSLEELPMELGCCSGLHGEGLLVEDWLLHALPRHVKEFLTQPGSHTGKSLESHSRPDSDSFPYFSATQWSFSSALESRI, encoded by the exons ATGTTCAGCCTGTCAGAGCTGGCCTCTCTGAGTGAGCGTCAGGGCAGCTCCAAGCTGCTGAAGCCCTGGTGGGAGGTCTTCATGGAGTACCTGGTGGTGCTGATGCTCATGGTATCTGTGTTGTCAGGCACCCTGTTGCTATCTCGAGACAGGGTGGTGTGTCTCCCCCTGGACCTCACTACCACCCCTACTAACCAGAACACCTCCTCCAGCAGTGGTGCCGTACCTCAACCCCACCCCCCTAACAGGCCCCCCACCAAACCATCCCCCCTACCAGCCAGCCCTTGGACCCCTGCTAGGGGCAGACGCACCCACCTGGACTACCAGCAGTATGTCTACATTAGCCAGGTGTGCTACCACGAGGCCCTGCCCTGGTACTCCCGCTTCTTCCCCTATGTGGCTCTACTCCAGTCCCTGGTGCTATTGGCCAGCGGTTGCTTCTGGTTCCACTTCCCTCTCACCTCTGCCCGCATAGAGCACTTCCTGACCATCCTGGCCAAGTGCTGTGAGTCTCCCTGGACCTCCCGCGCCCTGTCCCATGCCGCCcgccaggaggagggaggggaagagacaggccCCCAGGATCTCCAAacacctcctcctactctcctgTTTTCACCCCCTGTACCCCGCAACCGCCAGTCCAGCCTGGACTCCGGCACAGACAGCCCCCTGCTGGTGAGATCGGATAGCACGTCCACTGCCGCCCCTCCCTCGCcctgcccctccactctctcccggACCTCCTCCCTGTCCACCATGTCTCTGTCCCGGGCCCATGTCCCGGCTTCTAAATCCCCTGTGGTGCTGGATGGTTCACGGCGGGTTGCCAGTTTGGACCGGAGTGACGGGGAGCAGGCCAGGGCACTGTTCGAGAGGGTGCGCCGCTTCCGCTCCCACTGTGAGAACTCTGAAGTCATCTACAAG ACGGCGTTCAAGGTGCTGCTGGTGGTGCTGATAGTGGGCTACACCACCCCTCTGATGAGCTCCATCTCATTCACCCACACCTGCCTACCCCAGGCCCACGCCCTGACTGGCTACAGTGCCTTTGAGTGTACCCATGCCCTGGCCTCTGTCCTCCACAAGTTGCTGCTGGCCTATGTCAGCCTGGTGGGGCTCTTTGGCCTGCTGAGCATCTACACCCTCAGCTGGATCCTTCACAG CTCCCTGCGTCAATACTCCTTTAACAAACTGAGGGAGCTGGGCTCCATGAGGGATGTCCCTGATTTATGTAATGACCTGGCCTTCCTGTTACACATGGCTGACCAGTACGACCCCCTACTGGCCCAGCGCCTTTCCGTCTTCCTGTCACCTGTCAGCGAGACACGCCTGCTGGAGGAGAGCCTGGAGAGGCGCTGGGGTGCCGAGAGGCTGCGCTCCATGACCACGGTCGACCCAGAGGGACGGCCCCTGCTGCAGCTGGTGGCCCTGCCGCGCCTGCCGCCCGCCCTCTTCACCCTCAGCCAGCTGGTGGTGCTCAAGCTGGAGCTCATCTCAGACGCCAAGCTCCCCGCACAGGTGGCCAACATGACCTCACTCAG GGAGCTTCATTTGTACCACTGTACTGCAGCCATGCAGCCTGGTGCCCTGGTGGTTCTGCAGGAGCGTCTGGAGGCCCTGCACCTCACCTTCACCCAGGCTGCAGAGATCCCTGGCTGGGTCTACTCTCTCCGCGGCCTGCAGGAGTTGCACCTTTCTGGCCGGCTGGGCTGTGAGGGCGGGGTGGGTCGTGGTTGGGCCCTGGGAAGCCTCAGGCAGCTCCGCCATCTCCGGGTGCTGGTCCTGAGGGGCATGCTGCAGCGTGTGCCCGGGGAGCTGGGGGAGTTGGCAGGGAGCCTGGTGAGGCTGGAGATCCACAACGAGGGCTCCAGGCTGCTGGTGCTGACGGGCCTGCGGCGTGTGGCCGGCCTAACCGAGTTGCAGCTGCAGGACTGCCACCTGGAGCGCCTGCCCTCTGCCCTGCTGGCCCTCACCAGCCTGCGCACCCTGGACCTGCAGCACAACAGCCTGCGCACCCTGGAGGAGCTTCTAGGGCTGGCACACCTCCGCCGCCTCTCCTGTCTCAGGCTGGCCCATAACCGTGTTCTGGCCCTACCGGCTAGTGTTGGTGTACTGCGTGCTCTGGAGCTCCTGGACCTGGGGTACAACCAGCTCCAGAGCCTTCCCCCGGCCCTCTTCACCCTCCACCACATACGTCGCCTCCTACTGGCTGGCAACCTGCTGGACGAGCTGTCAACAGAGGTAGGGGCGCTGACATTTCTCACCGAGCTGGACCTGAGTGGGAACAGGCTGGAGAGTCTGCCTCCAGAGCTCTTCAGTCGCTGTTTGGAGCTGCGGAGCCTGAATGTATCCCACAACTCCTTGGGTTCCCTGCCTCCAGGGCTAAGCAACCTGAGTCACCTGTCCCGCCTGGACCTGCGCAACAACAGTCTAGAAGAGCTGCCCATGGAGCTGGGCTGCTGTTCAGGACTGCATGGAGAAGGTCTGCTGGTGGAggactggctgctccatgcactGCCACGACATGTGAAGGAGTTCCTAACCCAGCCGGGCTCTCATACCGGCAAATCCTTAGAATCACACTCCCGTCCAGACTCAGATAGCTTCCCCTACTTCTCGGCTACCCAGTGGAGTTTCTCCTCCGCTCTGGAATCACGGATATAG